Proteins from a single region of Scatophagus argus isolate fScaArg1 chromosome 23, fScaArg1.pri, whole genome shotgun sequence:
- the LOC124054270 gene encoding uncharacterized protein LOC124054270 isoform X2, with product MEAADGFSNVSKTELLRGVVVEKLTAAAQEILAVVERTVACYEEEASGLRQEIDRQRRQLENLLQPRIKLETIDDQFPVCELAVEGAASLPQEEQQHKYESNDQFPVCEPAAGGGAELVEEEEQHKYEMRVEDSRSLGLMCYTEAQMEEEEDQEPLTEPDYQVFSRLLTPTVESDRRSSAGKPRVHALQDHIDLRIRVLEDSLIKVVSADMFKKYAMQEVKCPRGLQEADFLDLLRSTFPQLADRRPFDFFTADKTKRLQPVRVKPLTPEEIDRHISSTGHSALYIRLKDLSSETDAAVRRTQEALKSTELLPRSQTNVAAPASPPPAPDQTRLSSPRVKSDRRKPGRPRTSERQNHVDLRIRILEDSQLGVLSPNVFQMCPVLELQCPRGLQEADFLHLLRSTFPQLAARRPFDFFTIDRTKTLQPLRVETRTPEEIHRAAGHSALYIRLKPPEEIQTRDKGPLQKKDAATCSPSIDQTKLYKRVKSDRNSFSRTQTGEPQNLVDLRIFILEDSQIDVLSCSVYKKYAVQALQCPGGLREADFLDLLRSTFPQLAAGRPFDFFTTDKTKKLQPLRVKPLTPEEINRHIRSTGHSALYIRLKAQEEVQISEEELHRADADKYSSSTSDQTRLNTRVKSDRISFSRPQTGEPQNLVDLRIFILEDSQIDVLSCSVYKKYAVQALQCPGGLREADFLDLLRSTFPQLAAGRPFDFFTTDKTKKLQPLRVKPLTPEEINRHIRSTGHSALYIRLKAQEEVQISEEELHRADADKYSSFTSDQTRLNTRKMAELSEEIKEVICNTLPRISEETQWQIITKLQSSGLESREDLKHVQQEDLAGLLPAVQLRKLLNAFRSEVETLELDQVIPTSSPQSGASFESPSLSSGPAPHPSQLSNTALSPGRAGLGYPSSSLYAVPSQILNSWSETFQVPWPQMPQEILSAVADGRRPKPVERRQMVRVLVDEMRKFETNPSRSECLTVVRNIIRQYPKSFADITPNGSLLGRGYMSLLIQVKNRVDNVNRGSRGRRAFRSGSTFKRGQSDTYGCTRLQPELPPEETDETMEQSRQTLEEIYKQEGAGGAVRADVKDLMKLTFCLQRHHINVLPPPSVADLKSKWPFLFTQRYIFAHFESLTDISVLRSFEVAMEECGRAITEYFRWKPSNKDVMDVLSNRKDKEMALHIVQLLMAHFGENLSGLVLIIDESATAADVETTFTLPASPRLILLVTGRTGQVSIGRWMITLEGRVISEGITPTFLTGLAAVFAIYYIFNLHYQDEAARTLEFIQRRFIDINPERRTKAIRGKLVSKKAGVIVQKKSTAVNARVSTLLKNLTDFEWDCVQQPSPVQQLDITT from the exons AACTCgttgaagaggaggagcagcacaAATATGAGATGA GAGTGGAGGACAGCAGGAGTCTGGGCCTCATGTGCTACACTGAGgcacagatggaggaggaggaggatcaggaGCCGCTCACAGAACCAGATTATCAAGTGTTCTCAAG GTTATTGACTCCCACAGTTGAGTCTGACAGGAGGAGCAGTGCTGGCAAACCTCGGGTCCATGCATTACAGGACCACATAGACCTCAGGATCCGCGTCCTGGAGGATTCTCTGATCAAAGTGGTCTCAGCTGACA TGTTCAAGAAGTACGCAATGCAGGAGGTGAAGTGTCCTCGAGGCCTCCAGGAGGCGGACTTCCTGGACCTGCTGAGGTCCACCTTCCCTCAGCTGGCTGATCGGAGACCTTTTGACTTCTTCACTGCTGACAAAACCAAGAGACTACAGCCCGTGAGAGTAAAGCCACTGACTCCAGAGGAGATCGACAGACACATCAGCTCCACGGGGCATTCAGCCCTCTACATCCGACTGAAG GACCTGTCGTCTGAGACCGACGCTGCTGTGCGTCGGACACAAGAGGCACTAAAGTCCACTGAACTGCTTCCTCGATCACAGACAAACGttgctgctcctgcttctcctccacctgctcccgATCAAACCAG GTTATCATCGCCCAGAGTTAAGTCTGACAGGAGGAAGCCCGGCAGACCTCGGACCAGTGAACGACAGAACCACGTAGATCTCAGGATCCGCATCCTGGAGGACTCGCAGCTCGGTGTGCTCTCACCCAATG tgtttcagatgTGCCCAGTGCTGGAGCTGCAGTGTCCTCGAGGCCTTCAGGAGGCGGACTTCCTGCACCTGCTGAGGTCCACCTTCCCTCAGCTGGCTGCTCGGAGACCTTTTGACTTCTTCACCATTGACAGAACGAAGACACTGCAGCCGCTCAGAGTAGAGACACGGACACCAGAGGAGATCCACAGGGCAGCTGGGCATTCAGCCCTGTACATCCGACTGAAG ccaCCTGAGGAGATCCAGACCAGAGACAAAGGACCTCTGCAGAAAAAAGATGCTGCTACATGTTCTCCGTCCATAGATCAAACCAAGCTGTACAAAAG AGTCAAGTCTGACAGGAATAGCTTCAGCAGAACTCAGACCGGTGAGCCACAGAACCTCGTAGATCTCAGAATCTTCATCCTGGAGGACTCACAGATTGACGTGCTGTCGTGCAGTG TGTATAAGAAGTACGCAGTGCAGGCGCTTCAGTGTCCTGGTGGCCTGCGGGAGGCAGACTTCCTGGACCTGCTGAGGTCCACCTTCCCTCAGCTGGCTGCCGGGAGACCTTTTGATTTCTTCACTACTGACAAAACCAAGAAACTACAGCCTCTGAGAGTAAAGCCACTGACTCCAGAGGAGATCAACAGACACATCAGGTCCACGGGGCATTCAGCCCTCTACATCCGACTGAAG GCACAGGAGGAAGTCCAGATCAGTGAGGAAGAGCTTCATCGTGCTGATGCTGATAAATATTCTTCATCCACTTCTGATCAAACCAGACTGAACACGAG AGTCAAGTCTGACAGGATTAGCTTCAGCAGACCTCAGACCGGTGAGCCACAGAACCTCGTAGATCTCAGAATCTTCATCCTGGAGGACTCACAGATTGACGTGCTGTCGTGCAGTG TGTATAAGAAGTACGCAGTGCAGGCGCTTCAGTGTCCTGGTGGCCTGCGGGAGGCAGACTTCCTGGACCTGCTGAGGTCCACCTTCCCTCAGCTGGCTGCCGGGAGACCTTTTGATTTCTTCACTACTGACAAAACCAAGAAACTACAGCCTCTGAGAGTAAAGCCACTGACTCCAGAGGAGATCAACAGACACATCAGGTCCACGGGGCATTCAGCCCTCTACATCCGACTGAAG GCACAGGAGGAAGTCCAGATCAGTGAGGAAGAGCTTCATCGTGCTGATGCTGATAAATATTCTTCATTCACTTCTGATCAAACCAGGCTGAACACGAG GAAGATGGCTGAGTTGAGTGAAGAAATCAAGGAGGTGATCTGCAACACTTTGCCACGCATCTCTGAGGAGACCCAGTGGCAAATAATAACCAAACTTCAGAGCTCTGGACTGGAGTCAAGAGAAGATTTGAAACACGTACAGCAGGAGGACCTTGCTGGTCTGTTACCTGCCGTTCAGCTTCGAAAACTCCTGAATGCTTTTAGATCAG AGGTAGAGACACTTGAGTTGGATCAAGTGATTCCAACTTCTTCACCACAGAGTGGTGCTTCATTTGAATCTCCATCGCTATCATCAGGTCCTGCACCTCATCCATCACAGCTGTCAAACACTGCATTATCGCCAGGCCGGGCGGGACTCGGTTATCCCAGCAGCAGTCTGTATGCTGTGCCATCTCAAATCCTGAACTCGTGGTCAGAAACATTCCAGGTCCCTTGGCCACAGATGCCACAGGAAATACTCTCCGCAGTTGCGGACGGCAGGAGACCGAAACCTGTGGAGCGACGCCAGATGGTACGAGTACTCGTAGACGAAATGAGGAAGTTTGAGACTAACCCCAGTCGCTCAGAGTGCCTCACTGTGGTTCGAAATATCATCAGGCAGTATCCAAAGAGTTTTGCTGATATAACACCAAACGGGTCACTTTTGGGTCGAGGTTATATGTCACTTTTAATTCAAGTGAAAAACCGCGTTGACAATGTGAACCGTGGATCAAGAGGCCGCCGAGCCTTTAGATCCGGTTCTACCTTCAAGAGGGGGCAAAGTGACACTTACGGATGCACAAGACTCCAGCCAGAGCTCCCTCCAGAAGAAACTGATGAGACTATGGAGCAGAGCCGCCAGACACTGGAGGAGATCTACAAACAGGAGGGTGCAGGTGGAGCTGTAAGAGCAGATGTCAAAGACCTGATGAAGCTCACATTCTGTCTACAACGTCACCACATAAACGTACTTCCACCACCCAGCGTTGCAGACCTGAAGAGCAAGTGGCCTTTTCTGTTCACTCAGAGGTacatttttgctcattttgagTCGCTCACAGACATCAGTGTGCTTCGTAGCTTTGAAGTCGCCATGGAGGAATGTGGGAGAGCCATCACAGAGTACTTCAGGTGGAAACCTTCAAACAAAGATGTCATGGATGTCCTCTCAAATCGCAAAGATAAGGAGATGGCGCTCCATATTGTTCAGCTGCTTATGGCACACTTTGGAGAGAACCTGTCAGGACTGGTCCTTATAATAGAT GAATCTGCCACCGCAGCTGATGTTGAGACAACCTTCACTCTACCTGCAAGCCCTCGCCTCATCCTGCTTG TGACAGGAAGAACGGGCCAAGTCTCCATTGGACGCTGGATGATCACCCTCGAGGGACGTGTCATATCTGAGGGCATCACACCAACCTTTTTGACGGGACTCGCTGCCGTATTTGCAATCTACTATATATTCAATCTTCATTATCAAGACGAGGCAGCCCGTACTCTGGAATTCATTCAGAG GCGCTTCATTGATATAAATCCAGAGAGAAGAACAAAGGCCATCCGAGGAAAGCTTGTCTCCAAGAAGGCGGGTGTGATTGTCCAGAAGAAGTCCACCGCAGTCAATGCACGCGTCTCAACGCTACTGAAGAACCTCACTGACTTTGAATGGGACTGCGTGCAG CAACCCAGTCCAGTCCAGCAGCTCGACATCACAACATGA
- the LOC124054270 gene encoding uncharacterized protein LOC124054270 isoform X1: MEAADGFSNVSKTELLRGVVVEKLTAAAQEILAVVERTVACYEEEASGLRQEIDRQRRQLENLLQPRIKLETIDDQFPVCELAVEGAASLPQEEQQHKYESNDQFPVCEPAAGGGAELVEEEEQHKYEMRVEDSRSLGLMCYTEAQMEEEEDQEPLTEPDYQVFSRLLTPTVESDRRSSAGKPRVHALQDHIDLRIRVLEDSLIKVVSADMFKKYAMQEVKCPRGLQEADFLDLLRSTFPQLADRRPFDFFTADKTKRLQPVRVKPLTPEEIDRHISSTGHSALYIRLKDLSSETDAAVRRTQEALKSTELLPRSQTNVAAPASPPPAPDQTRLSSPRVKSDRRKPGRPRTSERQNHVDLRIRILEDSQLGVLSPNVFQMCPVLELQCPRGLQEADFLHLLRSTFPQLAARRPFDFFTIDRTKTLQPLRVETRTPEEIHRAAGHSALYIRLKPPEEIQTRDKGPLQKKDAATCSPSIDQTKLYKRVKSDRNSFSRTQTGEPQNLVDLRIFILEDSQIDVLSCSVYKKYAVQALQCPGGLREADFLDLLRSTFPQLAAGRPFDFFTTDKTKKLQPLRVKPLTPEEINRHIRSTGHSALYIRLKAQEEVQISEEELHRADADKYSSSTSDQTRLNTRVKSDRISFSRPQTGEPQNLVDLRIFILEDSQIDVLSCSVYKKYAVQALQCPGGLREADFLDLLRSTFPQLAAGRPFDFFTTDKTKKLQPLRVKPLTPEEINRHIRSTGHSALYIRLKAQEEVQISEEELHRADADKYSSFTSDQTRLNTRKMAELSEEIKEVICNTLPRISEETQWQIITKLQSSGLESREDLKHVQQEDLAGLLPAVQLRKLLNAFRSEVETLELDQVIPTSSPQSGASFESPSLSSGPAPHPSQLSNTALSPGRAGLGYPSSSLYAVPSQILNSWSETFQVPWPQMPQEILSAVADGRRPKPVERRQMVRVLVDEMRKFETNPSRSECLTVVRNIIRQYPKSFADITPNGSLLGRGYMSLLIQVKNRVDNVNRGSRGRRAFRSGSTFKRGQSDTYGCTRLQPELPPEETDETMEQSRQTLEEIYKQEGAGGAVRADVKDLMKLTFCLQRHHINVLPPPSVADLKSKWPFLFTQRYIFAHFESLTDISVLRSFEVAMEECGRAITEYFRWKPSNKDVMDVLSNRKDKEMALHIVQLLMAHFGENLSGLVLIIDESATAADVETTFTLPASPRLILLVTGRTGQVSIGRWMITLEGRVISEGITPTFLTGLAAVFAIYYIFNLHYQDEAARTLEFIQRRFIDINPERRTKAIRGKLVSKKAGVIVQKKSTAVNARVSTLLKNLTDFEWDCVQVSELSSMCRPDRLMLSHKGVCGE, from the exons AACTCgttgaagaggaggagcagcacaAATATGAGATGA GAGTGGAGGACAGCAGGAGTCTGGGCCTCATGTGCTACACTGAGgcacagatggaggaggaggaggatcaggaGCCGCTCACAGAACCAGATTATCAAGTGTTCTCAAG GTTATTGACTCCCACAGTTGAGTCTGACAGGAGGAGCAGTGCTGGCAAACCTCGGGTCCATGCATTACAGGACCACATAGACCTCAGGATCCGCGTCCTGGAGGATTCTCTGATCAAAGTGGTCTCAGCTGACA TGTTCAAGAAGTACGCAATGCAGGAGGTGAAGTGTCCTCGAGGCCTCCAGGAGGCGGACTTCCTGGACCTGCTGAGGTCCACCTTCCCTCAGCTGGCTGATCGGAGACCTTTTGACTTCTTCACTGCTGACAAAACCAAGAGACTACAGCCCGTGAGAGTAAAGCCACTGACTCCAGAGGAGATCGACAGACACATCAGCTCCACGGGGCATTCAGCCCTCTACATCCGACTGAAG GACCTGTCGTCTGAGACCGACGCTGCTGTGCGTCGGACACAAGAGGCACTAAAGTCCACTGAACTGCTTCCTCGATCACAGACAAACGttgctgctcctgcttctcctccacctgctcccgATCAAACCAG GTTATCATCGCCCAGAGTTAAGTCTGACAGGAGGAAGCCCGGCAGACCTCGGACCAGTGAACGACAGAACCACGTAGATCTCAGGATCCGCATCCTGGAGGACTCGCAGCTCGGTGTGCTCTCACCCAATG tgtttcagatgTGCCCAGTGCTGGAGCTGCAGTGTCCTCGAGGCCTTCAGGAGGCGGACTTCCTGCACCTGCTGAGGTCCACCTTCCCTCAGCTGGCTGCTCGGAGACCTTTTGACTTCTTCACCATTGACAGAACGAAGACACTGCAGCCGCTCAGAGTAGAGACACGGACACCAGAGGAGATCCACAGGGCAGCTGGGCATTCAGCCCTGTACATCCGACTGAAG ccaCCTGAGGAGATCCAGACCAGAGACAAAGGACCTCTGCAGAAAAAAGATGCTGCTACATGTTCTCCGTCCATAGATCAAACCAAGCTGTACAAAAG AGTCAAGTCTGACAGGAATAGCTTCAGCAGAACTCAGACCGGTGAGCCACAGAACCTCGTAGATCTCAGAATCTTCATCCTGGAGGACTCACAGATTGACGTGCTGTCGTGCAGTG TGTATAAGAAGTACGCAGTGCAGGCGCTTCAGTGTCCTGGTGGCCTGCGGGAGGCAGACTTCCTGGACCTGCTGAGGTCCACCTTCCCTCAGCTGGCTGCCGGGAGACCTTTTGATTTCTTCACTACTGACAAAACCAAGAAACTACAGCCTCTGAGAGTAAAGCCACTGACTCCAGAGGAGATCAACAGACACATCAGGTCCACGGGGCATTCAGCCCTCTACATCCGACTGAAG GCACAGGAGGAAGTCCAGATCAGTGAGGAAGAGCTTCATCGTGCTGATGCTGATAAATATTCTTCATCCACTTCTGATCAAACCAGACTGAACACGAG AGTCAAGTCTGACAGGATTAGCTTCAGCAGACCTCAGACCGGTGAGCCACAGAACCTCGTAGATCTCAGAATCTTCATCCTGGAGGACTCACAGATTGACGTGCTGTCGTGCAGTG TGTATAAGAAGTACGCAGTGCAGGCGCTTCAGTGTCCTGGTGGCCTGCGGGAGGCAGACTTCCTGGACCTGCTGAGGTCCACCTTCCCTCAGCTGGCTGCCGGGAGACCTTTTGATTTCTTCACTACTGACAAAACCAAGAAACTACAGCCTCTGAGAGTAAAGCCACTGACTCCAGAGGAGATCAACAGACACATCAGGTCCACGGGGCATTCAGCCCTCTACATCCGACTGAAG GCACAGGAGGAAGTCCAGATCAGTGAGGAAGAGCTTCATCGTGCTGATGCTGATAAATATTCTTCATTCACTTCTGATCAAACCAGGCTGAACACGAG GAAGATGGCTGAGTTGAGTGAAGAAATCAAGGAGGTGATCTGCAACACTTTGCCACGCATCTCTGAGGAGACCCAGTGGCAAATAATAACCAAACTTCAGAGCTCTGGACTGGAGTCAAGAGAAGATTTGAAACACGTACAGCAGGAGGACCTTGCTGGTCTGTTACCTGCCGTTCAGCTTCGAAAACTCCTGAATGCTTTTAGATCAG AGGTAGAGACACTTGAGTTGGATCAAGTGATTCCAACTTCTTCACCACAGAGTGGTGCTTCATTTGAATCTCCATCGCTATCATCAGGTCCTGCACCTCATCCATCACAGCTGTCAAACACTGCATTATCGCCAGGCCGGGCGGGACTCGGTTATCCCAGCAGCAGTCTGTATGCTGTGCCATCTCAAATCCTGAACTCGTGGTCAGAAACATTCCAGGTCCCTTGGCCACAGATGCCACAGGAAATACTCTCCGCAGTTGCGGACGGCAGGAGACCGAAACCTGTGGAGCGACGCCAGATGGTACGAGTACTCGTAGACGAAATGAGGAAGTTTGAGACTAACCCCAGTCGCTCAGAGTGCCTCACTGTGGTTCGAAATATCATCAGGCAGTATCCAAAGAGTTTTGCTGATATAACACCAAACGGGTCACTTTTGGGTCGAGGTTATATGTCACTTTTAATTCAAGTGAAAAACCGCGTTGACAATGTGAACCGTGGATCAAGAGGCCGCCGAGCCTTTAGATCCGGTTCTACCTTCAAGAGGGGGCAAAGTGACACTTACGGATGCACAAGACTCCAGCCAGAGCTCCCTCCAGAAGAAACTGATGAGACTATGGAGCAGAGCCGCCAGACACTGGAGGAGATCTACAAACAGGAGGGTGCAGGTGGAGCTGTAAGAGCAGATGTCAAAGACCTGATGAAGCTCACATTCTGTCTACAACGTCACCACATAAACGTACTTCCACCACCCAGCGTTGCAGACCTGAAGAGCAAGTGGCCTTTTCTGTTCACTCAGAGGTacatttttgctcattttgagTCGCTCACAGACATCAGTGTGCTTCGTAGCTTTGAAGTCGCCATGGAGGAATGTGGGAGAGCCATCACAGAGTACTTCAGGTGGAAACCTTCAAACAAAGATGTCATGGATGTCCTCTCAAATCGCAAAGATAAGGAGATGGCGCTCCATATTGTTCAGCTGCTTATGGCACACTTTGGAGAGAACCTGTCAGGACTGGTCCTTATAATAGAT GAATCTGCCACCGCAGCTGATGTTGAGACAACCTTCACTCTACCTGCAAGCCCTCGCCTCATCCTGCTTG TGACAGGAAGAACGGGCCAAGTCTCCATTGGACGCTGGATGATCACCCTCGAGGGACGTGTCATATCTGAGGGCATCACACCAACCTTTTTGACGGGACTCGCTGCCGTATTTGCAATCTACTATATATTCAATCTTCATTATCAAGACGAGGCAGCCCGTACTCTGGAATTCATTCAGAG GCGCTTCATTGATATAAATCCAGAGAGAAGAACAAAGGCCATCCGAGGAAAGCTTGTCTCCAAGAAGGCGGGTGTGATTGTCCAGAAGAAGTCCACCGCAGTCAATGCACGCGTCTCAACGCTACTGAAGAACCTCACTGACTTTGAATGGGACTGCGTGCAGGTCAGCGAGCTCTCGTCCATGTGTCGTCCTGACAGACTGATGCTGAGCCACAAGGGAGTCTGTGGGGAATAA
- the LOC124054270 gene encoding uncharacterized protein LOC124054270 isoform X3 gives MEAADGFSNVSKTELLRGVVVEKLTAAAQEILAVVERTVACYEEEASGLRQEIDRQRRQLENLLQPRIKLETIDDQFPVCELAVEGAASLPQEEQQHKYESNDQFPVCEPAAGGGAELVEEEEQHKYEMRVEDSRSLGLMCYTEAQMEEEEDQEPLTEPDYQVFSRLLTPTVESDRRSSAGKPRVHALQDHIDLRIRVLEDSLIKVVSADMFKKYAMQEVKCPRGLQEADFLDLLRSTFPQLADRRPFDFFTADKTKRLQPVRVKPLTPEEIDRHISSTGHSALYIRLKDLSSETDAAVRRTQEALKSTELLPRSQTNVAAPASPPPAPDQTRLSSPRVKSDRRKPGRPRTSERQNHVDLRIRILEDSQLGVLSPNVFQMCPVLELQCPRGLQEADFLHLLRSTFPQLAARRPFDFFTIDRTKTLQPLRVETRTPEEIHRAAGHSALYIRLKPPEEIQTRDKGPLQKKDAATCSPSIDQTKLYKRVKSDRISFSRPQTGEPQNLVDLRIFILEDSQIDVLSCSVYKKYAVQALQCPGGLREADFLDLLRSTFPQLAAGRPFDFFTTDKTKKLQPLRVKPLTPEEINRHIRSTGHSALYIRLKAQEEVQISEEELHRADADKYSSFTSDQTRLNTRKMAELSEEIKEVICNTLPRISEETQWQIITKLQSSGLESREDLKHVQQEDLAGLLPAVQLRKLLNAFRSEVETLELDQVIPTSSPQSGASFESPSLSSGPAPHPSQLSNTALSPGRAGLGYPSSSLYAVPSQILNSWSETFQVPWPQMPQEILSAVADGRRPKPVERRQMVRVLVDEMRKFETNPSRSECLTVVRNIIRQYPKSFADITPNGSLLGRGYMSLLIQVKNRVDNVNRGSRGRRAFRSGSTFKRGQSDTYGCTRLQPELPPEETDETMEQSRQTLEEIYKQEGAGGAVRADVKDLMKLTFCLQRHHINVLPPPSVADLKSKWPFLFTQRYIFAHFESLTDISVLRSFEVAMEECGRAITEYFRWKPSNKDVMDVLSNRKDKEMALHIVQLLMAHFGENLSGLVLIIDESATAADVETTFTLPASPRLILLVTGRTGQVSIGRWMITLEGRVISEGITPTFLTGLAAVFAIYYIFNLHYQDEAARTLEFIQRRFIDINPERRTKAIRGKLVSKKAGVIVQKKSTAVNARVSTLLKNLTDFEWDCVQVSELSSMCRPDRLMLSHKGVCGE, from the exons AACTCgttgaagaggaggagcagcacaAATATGAGATGA GAGTGGAGGACAGCAGGAGTCTGGGCCTCATGTGCTACACTGAGgcacagatggaggaggaggaggatcaggaGCCGCTCACAGAACCAGATTATCAAGTGTTCTCAAG GTTATTGACTCCCACAGTTGAGTCTGACAGGAGGAGCAGTGCTGGCAAACCTCGGGTCCATGCATTACAGGACCACATAGACCTCAGGATCCGCGTCCTGGAGGATTCTCTGATCAAAGTGGTCTCAGCTGACA TGTTCAAGAAGTACGCAATGCAGGAGGTGAAGTGTCCTCGAGGCCTCCAGGAGGCGGACTTCCTGGACCTGCTGAGGTCCACCTTCCCTCAGCTGGCTGATCGGAGACCTTTTGACTTCTTCACTGCTGACAAAACCAAGAGACTACAGCCCGTGAGAGTAAAGCCACTGACTCCAGAGGAGATCGACAGACACATCAGCTCCACGGGGCATTCAGCCCTCTACATCCGACTGAAG GACCTGTCGTCTGAGACCGACGCTGCTGTGCGTCGGACACAAGAGGCACTAAAGTCCACTGAACTGCTTCCTCGATCACAGACAAACGttgctgctcctgcttctcctccacctgctcccgATCAAACCAG GTTATCATCGCCCAGAGTTAAGTCTGACAGGAGGAAGCCCGGCAGACCTCGGACCAGTGAACGACAGAACCACGTAGATCTCAGGATCCGCATCCTGGAGGACTCGCAGCTCGGTGTGCTCTCACCCAATG tgtttcagatgTGCCCAGTGCTGGAGCTGCAGTGTCCTCGAGGCCTTCAGGAGGCGGACTTCCTGCACCTGCTGAGGTCCACCTTCCCTCAGCTGGCTGCTCGGAGACCTTTTGACTTCTTCACCATTGACAGAACGAAGACACTGCAGCCGCTCAGAGTAGAGACACGGACACCAGAGGAGATCCACAGGGCAGCTGGGCATTCAGCCCTGTACATCCGACTGAAG ccaCCTGAGGAGATCCAGACCAGAGACAAAGGACCTCTGCAGAAAAAAGATGCTGCTACATGTTCTCCGTCCATAGATCAAACCAAGCTGTACAAAAG AGTCAAGTCTGACAGGATTAGCTTCAGCAGACCTCAGACCGGTGAGCCACAGAACCTCGTAGATCTCAGAATCTTCATCCTGGAGGACTCACAGATTGACGTGCTGTCGTGCAGTG TGTATAAGAAGTACGCAGTGCAGGCGCTTCAGTGTCCTGGTGGCCTGCGGGAGGCAGACTTCCTGGACCTGCTGAGGTCCACCTTCCCTCAGCTGGCTGCCGGGAGACCTTTTGATTTCTTCACTACTGACAAAACCAAGAAACTACAGCCTCTGAGAGTAAAGCCACTGACTCCAGAGGAGATCAACAGACACATCAGGTCCACGGGGCATTCAGCCCTCTACATCCGACTGAAG GCACAGGAGGAAGTCCAGATCAGTGAGGAAGAGCTTCATCGTGCTGATGCTGATAAATATTCTTCATTCACTTCTGATCAAACCAGGCTGAACACGAG GAAGATGGCTGAGTTGAGTGAAGAAATCAAGGAGGTGATCTGCAACACTTTGCCACGCATCTCTGAGGAGACCCAGTGGCAAATAATAACCAAACTTCAGAGCTCTGGACTGGAGTCAAGAGAAGATTTGAAACACGTACAGCAGGAGGACCTTGCTGGTCTGTTACCTGCCGTTCAGCTTCGAAAACTCCTGAATGCTTTTAGATCAG AGGTAGAGACACTTGAGTTGGATCAAGTGATTCCAACTTCTTCACCACAGAGTGGTGCTTCATTTGAATCTCCATCGCTATCATCAGGTCCTGCACCTCATCCATCACAGCTGTCAAACACTGCATTATCGCCAGGCCGGGCGGGACTCGGTTATCCCAGCAGCAGTCTGTATGCTGTGCCATCTCAAATCCTGAACTCGTGGTCAGAAACATTCCAGGTCCCTTGGCCACAGATGCCACAGGAAATACTCTCCGCAGTTGCGGACGGCAGGAGACCGAAACCTGTGGAGCGACGCCAGATGGTACGAGTACTCGTAGACGAAATGAGGAAGTTTGAGACTAACCCCAGTCGCTCAGAGTGCCTCACTGTGGTTCGAAATATCATCAGGCAGTATCCAAAGAGTTTTGCTGATATAACACCAAACGGGTCACTTTTGGGTCGAGGTTATATGTCACTTTTAATTCAAGTGAAAAACCGCGTTGACAATGTGAACCGTGGATCAAGAGGCCGCCGAGCCTTTAGATCCGGTTCTACCTTCAAGAGGGGGCAAAGTGACACTTACGGATGCACAAGACTCCAGCCAGAGCTCCCTCCAGAAGAAACTGATGAGACTATGGAGCAGAGCCGCCAGACACTGGAGGAGATCTACAAACAGGAGGGTGCAGGTGGAGCTGTAAGAGCAGATGTCAAAGACCTGATGAAGCTCACATTCTGTCTACAACGTCACCACATAAACGTACTTCCACCACCCAGCGTTGCAGACCTGAAGAGCAAGTGGCCTTTTCTGTTCACTCAGAGGTacatttttgctcattttgagTCGCTCACAGACATCAGTGTGCTTCGTAGCTTTGAAGTCGCCATGGAGGAATGTGGGAGAGCCATCACAGAGTACTTCAGGTGGAAACCTTCAAACAAAGATGTCATGGATGTCCTCTCAAATCGCAAAGATAAGGAGATGGCGCTCCATATTGTTCAGCTGCTTATGGCACACTTTGGAGAGAACCTGTCAGGACTGGTCCTTATAATAGAT GAATCTGCCACCGCAGCTGATGTTGAGACAACCTTCACTCTACCTGCAAGCCCTCGCCTCATCCTGCTTG TGACAGGAAGAACGGGCCAAGTCTCCATTGGACGCTGGATGATCACCCTCGAGGGACGTGTCATATCTGAGGGCATCACACCAACCTTTTTGACGGGACTCGCTGCCGTATTTGCAATCTACTATATATTCAATCTTCATTATCAAGACGAGGCAGCCCGTACTCTGGAATTCATTCAGAG GCGCTTCATTGATATAAATCCAGAGAGAAGAACAAAGGCCATCCGAGGAAAGCTTGTCTCCAAGAAGGCGGGTGTGATTGTCCAGAAGAAGTCCACCGCAGTCAATGCACGCGTCTCAACGCTACTGAAGAACCTCACTGACTTTGAATGGGACTGCGTGCAGGTCAGCGAGCTCTCGTCCATGTGTCGTCCTGACAGACTGATGCTGAGCCACAAGGGAGTCTGTGGGGAATAA